One window from the genome of Lentibacillus daqui encodes:
- a CDS encoding PadR family transcriptional regulator → MKHKLLPLSETMHYILLALREPLHGYAVMQKIEEMSNGTVILAAGTLYGAIENLNKHGWIEPVGNSGRRKIYMITAEGSSILKIEQERLLHILSLYEGEESNEDI, encoded by the coding sequence ATGAAACACAAATTATTGCCGTTGTCTGAAACCATGCATTATATTTTATTAGCATTACGTGAGCCACTCCACGGCTATGCCGTAATGCAGAAGATAGAAGAAATGAGTAATGGTACCGTTATTTTAGCTGCTGGTACATTATACGGTGCAATTGAAAATTTGAATAAACATGGTTGGATTGAACCTGTTGGAAACTCAGGCCGGAGAAAAATTTATATGATAACTGCGGAAGGAAGCTCTATTTTGAAAATAGAGCAAGAAAGGCTATTGCATATTTTATCCTTGTATGAAGGGGAAGAATCAAATGAAGATATTTAA
- a CDS encoding DUF2812 domain-containing protein, with the protein MKIFKVFFDIEKEEQWLNKQLQEGYRCTNISGLGIYTFEKTDKRYVMRLDYQDYLPKKKFMEYKGIYEDFGWSHIEGHRLGGRQYWQKEDGDQNEIFSDRQSMANYYKRLMGYSLSLCMLMLFVGIPCADYSELYHKGLWSMHGDLFWKAFLFETPFALLKLSPVLLGIFFGTTSYKFYRKYSLLKEK; encoded by the coding sequence ATGAAGATATTTAAGGTGTTTTTTGATATTGAAAAAGAAGAGCAATGGTTGAACAAGCAATTACAAGAAGGCTATCGCTGTACAAATATTAGTGGTTTGGGAATATACACTTTCGAAAAAACTGACAAGAGATATGTTATGCGACTTGATTATCAAGATTATTTACCAAAGAAAAAGTTTATGGAATACAAAGGGATATATGAGGATTTTGGTTGGAGCCACATAGAGGGGCACCGTCTGGGTGGAAGACAGTATTGGCAAAAGGAAGATGGTGATCAAAATGAAATCTTTTCAGACCGCCAATCAATGGCTAATTATTATAAAAGATTGATGGGTTATTCACTTTCGCTATGTATGCTTATGCTATTTGTTGGTATCCCCTGTGCAGATTATTCAGAATTATATCATAAAGGTCTTTGGAGTATGCATGGCGACTTATTTTGGAAGGCGTTTTTATTTGAAACTCCATTCGCCCTTTTGAAGTTATCTCCTGTACTTCTTGGTATTTTCTTTGGTACTACTTCCTATAAGTTTTATCGAAAGTATTCACTGCTAAAAGAAAAATAA
- a CDS encoding ATP-binding cassette domain-containing protein produces MHVNSVTKKYNGSVVLKDLSFEFKQGEIIGLIGSNGAGKSTLMKIIAQTIQTFDGTVEGNSYVGYLIEEPKLFSNKTGLAHLSYLSKIYGNTFKLVEYEELLKGLQLFDVLNKKVKEYSLGMKQKLGIVISLLNNPSYVILDEPTNGMDIETS; encoded by the coding sequence ATGCATGTAAATTCAGTTACTAAGAAATATAATGGATCTGTAGTCTTAAAAGATTTATCTTTTGAATTCAAACAAGGAGAAATAATCGGTTTAATTGGGAGTAATGGTGCTGGAAAAAGTACACTTATGAAGATCATTGCACAAACAATTCAGACATTTGATGGAACTGTTGAAGGCAATAGTTATGTAGGATACTTGATTGAGGAGCCTAAACTGTTCAGTAATAAGACTGGATTGGCACATTTGTCCTATTTATCAAAAATCTATGGAAATACATTTAAACTTGTTGAATACGAGGAACTTCTAAAGGGCTTACAATTATTTGATGTATTGAATAAAAAGGTGAAGGAATACTCTTTGGGAATGAAGCAGAAATTAGGTATAGTTATAAGTCTATTGAATAATCCAAGTTACGTTATATTGGATGAACCAACAAATGGTATGGATATAGAAACATCTTGA
- a CDS encoding helix-turn-helix transcriptional regulator, translating to MKNRIKDFRKESNITQQQLADLVSVSSRTIISLEKGKYNPSVLLAYKIAQIFKVSIEDLFIFEEDDKNEQ from the coding sequence ATGAAAAACCGTATTAAAGATTTTAGGAAGGAATCGAATATTACTCAGCAGCAATTAGCTGATTTGGTTTCTGTTTCTTCAAGAACCATCATTTCTTTGGAAAAGGGGAAATATAATCCTTCTGTTCTTTTAGCTTACAAAATTGCACAAATATTTAAGGTCAGTATTGAAGATTTATTTATTTTTGAGGAGGATGATAAAAATGAACAATAA
- a CDS encoding erythromycin resistance leader peptide: MTHAMRLRFQTLNQ, translated from the coding sequence ATGACACATGCAATGAGACTACGATTCCAAACTTTGAACCAGTAA
- a CDS encoding putative RNA methyltransferase translates to MTNKEKSTEFVNRYVHLFSRPLCKRPMKVTHLKILVCLNNHTFDFAKQGYVNMLVL, encoded by the coding sequence ATGACTAATAAAGAAAAAAGTACTGAATTTGTTAATAGGTATGTTCATCTATTTAGTCGTCCGCTTTGTAAAAGGCCAATGAAGGTCACTCATTTAAAAATCCTTGTTTGCTTGAATAATCATACGTTTGATTTTGCGAAACAAGGATATGTAAACATGCTGGTTTTGTGA
- a CDS encoding Msr family ABC-F type ribosomal protection protein — MENVCVELDNIELSFSDRVVLNIPRLAVHQFDRIGIVGKNGAGKSTLLKLINGQIKPEKGQVKRFIDFAYFDQLTIPKKTEVDYGLKGKLSIPETEIENFSGGEQTRLKLAQIFSNYHEGLLIDEPTTHLDADGIQFFIEELSYYYGTLIVVSHDRYVLDKLVTRIWEVEDGLVTEYTGNYSDYVAQIELQKRQQREQHEKYVKEKSRLMKAAEEKMKKAKKITQANGHISKKEAKAKANKMFMTKSKDTSQKAVQRAAKAIEQRVEQLEAVEAPKEEEVIRFHQSGALQLHNKFPIMADQLNLKAGEKTLLNESSFQFSLGKTIAITGKNGSGKTTLLRHILQRGEGITISPKAVIGVYEQMEYQFTKDETIMEFMKEKSDYDESKIRSALHSMSFKGNDLKKNVRNLSGGETIRLALCQLFLGRYNVLVLDEPTNFLDVFCIEALECFLKGYEGTVLLVSHDRTFVDRVADCVYVIEEQKLILRS, encoded by the coding sequence ATGGAAAATGTATGTGTTGAATTGGATAATATTGAACTTTCATTTTCAGATAGAGTGGTATTAAACATCCCCCGACTGGCTGTGCACCAGTTTGACCGGATTGGAATTGTTGGAAAAAACGGTGCTGGTAAGAGTACCTTGTTAAAACTTATAAATGGTCAAATTAAGCCGGAAAAAGGTCAAGTGAAACGATTTATAGATTTTGCCTATTTTGATCAACTAACAATCCCAAAGAAAACCGAGGTAGATTACGGTTTAAAAGGGAAACTGTCTATTCCGGAAACGGAAATTGAAAACTTTAGCGGTGGAGAACAGACGAGACTAAAGTTAGCCCAAATTTTCTCAAACTATCATGAAGGATTATTGATTGACGAACCAACAACGCATCTTGACGCAGATGGTATCCAGTTTTTTATCGAGGAATTGAGCTACTATTATGGTACTTTAATCGTCGTGAGTCACGATAGATATGTACTAGATAAACTTGTGACAAGGATTTGGGAAGTGGAAGATGGATTAGTAACGGAATATACAGGGAACTATTCGGATTATGTAGCACAAATTGAGCTTCAGAAAAGGCAGCAGCGGGAACAACATGAAAAGTACGTTAAAGAAAAATCACGTCTTATGAAAGCTGCAGAAGAAAAAATGAAGAAGGCTAAAAAAATTACACAGGCAAATGGACATATTTCTAAAAAGGAAGCAAAAGCAAAGGCGAATAAAATGTTTATGACGAAATCAAAGGATACAAGTCAGAAGGCAGTTCAGCGGGCAGCAAAGGCGATAGAGCAAAGAGTGGAACAACTTGAAGCGGTAGAAGCACCTAAAGAAGAGGAAGTCATTCGATTTCACCAATCTGGTGCCCTTCAGTTACACAATAAATTTCCGATAATGGCGGATCAGTTAAATCTAAAGGCTGGGGAGAAGACACTTCTCAATGAATCGAGCTTTCAATTTTCGTTAGGCAAGACCATTGCTATTACAGGTAAAAACGGTTCAGGCAAAACAACTTTGCTTCGACATATCTTACAAAGGGGTGAGGGAATCACTATTTCACCAAAAGCAGTTATTGGCGTTTATGAACAAATGGAATATCAGTTTACCAAAGATGAAACGATAATGGAATTTATGAAGGAAAAAAGTGATTACGATGAGAGTAAAATTCGCTCTGCTCTGCATTCTATGAGTTTTAAAGGAAATGATTTAAAAAAGAATGTCCGTAATTTAAGCGGTGGAGAGACTATTCGTCTGGCTTTGTGTCAACTTTTTCTAGGAAGATACAATGTTCTCGTTTTAGATGAACCCACAAACTTTTTGGATGTTTTTTGCATTGAAGCATTGGAATGCTTTTTGAAAGGATATGAAGGAACTGTACTTCTTGTATCGCATGATCGAACCTTTGTTGATAGAGTAGCTGATTGTGTTTATGTCATAGAGGAACAAAAATTAATATTAAGAAGTTAA
- a CDS encoding RDD family protein, whose amino-acid sequence MESITKKRMKAFLIDLAISSALTAGVEYFLRKKVKSEMVHAVVTPTIVMWTLEYAQLRKSGKTIGYKKMRLELESQEDSELTSSQIIKRMGYRDTVGTIDYLKSPKTFEEKAGSIFPHDRFSGTVVKEL is encoded by the coding sequence ATGGAATCCATTACGAAAAAACGTATGAAGGCGTTTCTGATTGACTTGGCAATTTCAAGTGCTTTGACTGCTGGTGTTGAGTATTTCTTGCGGAAAAAAGTGAAAAGTGAAATGGTCCATGCTGTAGTGACGCCAACCATCGTAATGTGGACACTTGAGTATGCACAGTTGCGCAAAAGTGGGAAAACAATTGGTTACAAAAAAATGCGGCTGGAGCTTGAGAGTCAAGAGGATTCTGAGTTAACATCCAGTCAGATCATTAAGCGTATGGGCTACCGGGATACAGTGGGCACTATTGATTACTTGAAAAGCCCCAAAACGTTTGAAGAAAAAGCTGGATCGATATTTCCCCACGATCGCTTTTCAGGTACTGTAGTCAAAGAACTTTAA
- a CDS encoding MFS transporter, translating to MANQRIFNKSFIFIFISNFLVFIGFEMLLPILPAYMTSLDASPMQIGLVTTLFTIGAVLIRPFVGHFLIDNKRKALAIGASAMLMIITLVYPFLNIIWMLLLLRFFHGTAWGVSTTANSTIAVDSIPKSRLGEGLGYFSVSTTVGAIIAQSLGIFIYDFYSFDIVIWSSVILSLLAFIALLFVKSPEPIKREKEPFRFFDMIFEKSAWFPALLTVITTLGFGAIITFLVVFGEQRNLDNIFLFFLVNATVSTFLRPYTGKWYDRKGPWSIIIVSAILGFLSLVVLSFATNDFHLIIAAILFGAGYGTVMPCLQTMAVQNVSEEKSGAANATFFSSFDVGVGVSAFLLGILAEWISLEMIFRIVSFSFIVVAVLVYRDYLNKKK from the coding sequence ATGGCAAATCAAAGAATATTTAACAAATCATTTATTTTCATATTCATTAGTAACTTTTTAGTTTTTATTGGGTTTGAAATGTTGCTTCCTATTTTACCGGCTTACATGACTAGCCTTGATGCGTCTCCCATGCAAATAGGTTTAGTGACAACATTATTCACGATAGGCGCTGTATTAATTAGACCTTTCGTAGGGCACTTTCTAATTGATAACAAACGGAAAGCATTAGCCATCGGTGCAAGTGCAATGTTAATGATAATTACGCTTGTTTATCCTTTTCTTAACATTATATGGATGTTGCTATTGTTACGATTTTTTCATGGTACCGCATGGGGCGTATCAACAACAGCTAATAGTACAATAGCAGTCGACTCGATTCCTAAATCACGCTTAGGAGAAGGATTAGGGTATTTCTCTGTTTCAACAACAGTCGGGGCGATCATAGCACAGAGTTTAGGTATCTTTATATATGACTTTTATTCTTTTGACATTGTAATTTGGTCATCAGTTATACTCAGCCTATTAGCGTTCATTGCACTTTTATTCGTTAAATCGCCTGAACCAATAAAGAGAGAGAAAGAACCATTTCGTTTTTTTGATATGATTTTTGAAAAAAGTGCATGGTTCCCAGCATTACTGACGGTTATTACAACACTCGGTTTTGGAGCGATTATTACGTTCTTAGTTGTTTTTGGAGAACAACGGAACTTGGATAATATTTTTCTGTTTTTCCTTGTCAATGCGACAGTTTCAACTTTTTTACGTCCGTATACAGGGAAATGGTATGATAGAAAAGGACCTTGGTCTATCATCATTGTGTCTGCCATTTTAGGATTTTTATCTTTAGTTGTGTTGTCTTTTGCAACTAACGACTTTCATCTTATTATCGCGGCGATTTTATTTGGAGCAGGTTATGGAACGGTTATGCCATGTCTACAAACAATGGCAGTTCAAAATGTAAGTGAAGAAAAAAGTGGTGCAGCTAATGCAACCTTTTTTTCCAGCTTCGACGTCGGTGTTGGAGTTAGCGCATTCCTATTAGGTATTTTAGCTGAATGGATTAGTTTGGAGATGATTTTTCGGATTGTAAGTTTTAGTTTTATTGTTGTCGCTGTTTTAGTTTATAGGGATTATTTAAATAAAAAGAAATAA
- a CDS encoding DNA polymerase subunit beta, translated as MIVEFSDADLSFDNYMDLKFNPEDHFQKPIDLVILDDIKPALRPSILGGVLYMQREPKVF; from the coding sequence ATGATAGTAGAATTTAGTGATGCGGACTTGTCTTTTGATAATTACATGGACTTAAAATTCAACCCTGAGGATCATTTTCAGAAGCCGATAGATTTAGTCATATTAGATGATATTAAACCCGCTTTAAGACCCAGTATTTTGGGGGGAGTGCTATATATGCAGAGGGAGCCTAAAGTTTTTTAG
- the copZ gene encoding copper chaperone CopZ — MTNKTLNVQGMSCGHCVNAIEGNIGELNGVEAVQVHLQDGKVDVTFDPEKLDLKDITEAIEEQGYDVA; from the coding sequence ATGACCAATAAAACACTTAACGTACAAGGTATGTCTTGTGGACATTGCGTGAACGCTATCGAAGGAAATATTGGAGAACTAAACGGGGTTGAAGCGGTACAGGTTCACTTGCAAGATGGAAAAGTCGACGTAACCTTTGATCCAGAAAAACTGGACTTGAAGGATATTACAGAAGCTATTGAAGAACAAGGGTATGATGTCGCCTAG
- a CDS encoding glutaredoxin family protein: MNNYQLEVYTRPTCSDCQDLKKFLQSHHIPHKEYDLAKQPAKEKDLIKVTGNRIVPGIVFSQSSFLGLRKKPKSMTGFERNKDEIKKLLNVG, translated from the coding sequence ATGAACAACTATCAACTTGAAGTCTACACCAGACCTACTTGTTCTGATTGCCAAGACTTGAAAAAGTTCTTGCAAAGCCATCATATTCCTCACAAGGAGTACGATTTAGCAAAACAACCAGCAAAAGAAAAAGATCTGATAAAGGTAACGGGAAATAGAATCGTTCCGGGAATCGTTTTTTCTCAGTCCTCCTTCTTAGGGTTGAGAAAAAAGCCAAAAAGCATGACAGGGTTTGAGAGGAATAAGGATGAAATAAAGAAGCTGTTAAATGTAGGGTAG
- a CDS encoding metal-sensing transcriptional repressor has translation MDKFLRDHPSKPRTQDEKQKVINRLKRIEGQVRGIQKMVEEDRYCVDILVQISAIQSALKNVGFAVTERHINHCVSDAIKQGEGKETIEELMDVLKQFSK, from the coding sequence TTGGATAAATTCTTACGTGATCACCCAAGTAAACCAAGAACACAAGATGAAAAGCAAAAAGTTATTAACCGTTTGAAACGTATCGAAGGTCAAGTTCGCGGCATACAGAAAATGGTGGAAGAGGATCGATATTGTGTCGATATTTTAGTACAAATCAGTGCCATTCAATCCGCATTAAAAAATGTAGGTTTCGCCGTCACTGAAAGACATATCAACCATTGTGTCAGTGATGCGATCAAACAAGGTGAAGGTAAAGAAACGATTGAGGAATTAATGGATGTATTGAAGCAGTTTTCCAAGTAG
- a CDS encoding heavy metal translocating P-type ATPase, whose translation MSDANHATLGITGMTCAACSSRIEKVLNKMDGVEAQVNLTTEKATVDYDSEKTSIEDITKKIENVGYGVLMEKAELDVFGMTCAACSSRIEKVLNKQEGVQFAAVNLTTETASIEYNPGLVDLKALIGKIKNIGYDAKPKAEAAEKQTHKEKELQHKKTKLIISAVLAAPLVLTMLVHLFGMNLPAIFMNPWFQFVLATPVQFIIGWQFYVGAYKNLRNGGANMDVLVALGTSAAYFYSLYEALKTIGKPHLYFETSAVLITLILFGKYLEAKAKSQTTNALSSLLNLQAKEARIIRNGEEVMVPVDEVVVGDRLVVKPGEKIPVDGRLVKGKTSVDESMITGESIPIEKDVDASVIGSTINKNGSIEMEATKVGKDTALASIVKVVEEAQGSKAPIQRLADVISGYFVPIVVGIAILTFIIWIAFVQPGQFEPALVAAIAVLVIACPCALGLATPTSIMVGTGKAAENGILFKGGEHLERTHQLNAIVLDKTGTITKGKPEVTDFTGDEEALQLLASAEKGSEHPLAEAIVAYATENNIDLLDVDDFTAIPGHGIEAKISGKQIFVGNRKLMNDQQIDIGANEEKLVAFETNGKTAMLIAINGKYRGIVAVADTIKETAPQAIKELQEQGLEVIMLTGDNERTAQAIAKQVGIDHVIAQVLPEEKADKVKEIQDEDKKVAMVGDGVNDAPALVTADIGIAIGTGTEVAIEAADLTILGGELLLIPKAIKISHATIKNIRQNLFWAFGYNTAGIPVAAIGFLAPWVAGAAMALSSVSVVSNSLRLKRVKI comes from the coding sequence ATGAGTGATGCAAATCATGCAACATTAGGTATAACAGGAATGACTTGTGCTGCATGTTCCAGTCGTATTGAAAAAGTTTTAAATAAAATGGACGGTGTGGAAGCACAAGTTAATTTAACGACAGAAAAGGCCACCGTAGATTACGATTCAGAGAAAACTTCCATTGAAGATATCACCAAGAAAATTGAAAATGTCGGCTACGGTGTTTTAATGGAAAAAGCAGAACTCGATGTTTTTGGAATGACCTGTGCTGCATGTTCGAGCCGTATTGAAAAGGTTTTGAATAAGCAAGAAGGGGTTCAATTTGCCGCTGTAAACTTAACAACAGAAACCGCGTCTATAGAGTATAACCCCGGACTGGTAGATCTTAAAGCATTGATTGGGAAAATCAAAAATATAGGTTATGATGCAAAACCTAAAGCCGAAGCAGCGGAAAAGCAAACGCATAAAGAAAAAGAACTGCAACATAAGAAGACGAAGCTGATCATTTCGGCTGTATTGGCTGCACCATTAGTATTAACGATGCTCGTTCATTTATTTGGCATGAATTTACCGGCAATATTCATGAATCCATGGTTTCAATTTGTATTGGCAACGCCTGTGCAATTTATCATCGGATGGCAATTTTATGTCGGCGCCTATAAGAACCTCCGTAATGGTGGAGCGAACATGGATGTACTTGTTGCATTAGGTACAAGTGCTGCTTATTTTTATAGTTTATACGAAGCATTGAAGACTATCGGCAAACCGCATCTGTATTTTGAAACAAGTGCTGTGTTGATCACATTGATTTTATTTGGCAAGTATTTGGAAGCAAAAGCGAAAAGCCAGACAACGAATGCACTATCCTCTTTGCTTAATTTACAGGCAAAAGAAGCTCGCATCATAAGAAATGGCGAGGAAGTCATGGTTCCAGTTGATGAAGTTGTCGTTGGTGATCGATTAGTTGTAAAACCTGGGGAGAAAATACCTGTAGACGGCAGGCTTGTAAAGGGAAAAACTTCTGTCGATGAATCAATGATTACAGGGGAATCCATCCCAATTGAAAAGGACGTAGACGCAAGTGTTATTGGTTCGACGATAAACAAAAATGGCTCAATTGAAATGGAAGCAACAAAGGTTGGTAAAGATACTGCCCTTGCATCGATTGTCAAAGTTGTGGAAGAAGCTCAAGGATCGAAAGCGCCAATTCAACGTTTAGCTGACGTCATTTCCGGCTATTTCGTTCCGATCGTTGTAGGGATTGCCATTCTGACATTTATCATCTGGATAGCGTTTGTCCAGCCTGGCCAATTTGAACCTGCATTGGTTGCGGCAATTGCTGTACTTGTTATTGCCTGCCCATGTGCGTTAGGGCTTGCAACGCCAACTTCGATCATGGTAGGAACAGGAAAAGCTGCAGAGAACGGAATTCTTTTTAAAGGTGGAGAACACCTGGAAAGAACCCATCAGTTGAATGCGATTGTTCTTGATAAAACAGGAACCATCACGAAAGGAAAACCGGAAGTAACGGATTTTACGGGTGATGAAGAAGCATTACAATTATTAGCCAGTGCAGAAAAAGGATCAGAACATCCACTTGCAGAAGCGATCGTGGCCTACGCAACGGAGAATAACATCGATTTATTGGATGTGGATGATTTTACTGCTATACCTGGCCATGGTATTGAAGCGAAAATTTCCGGAAAACAAATTTTTGTTGGCAATCGCAAATTGATGAATGACCAGCAAATTGATATTGGTGCTAACGAGGAGAAATTAGTTGCATTTGAAACCAATGGCAAGACAGCGATGTTGATTGCCATTAATGGAAAATATCGCGGAATTGTTGCGGTTGCCGATACCATTAAAGAAACGGCCCCACAAGCAATCAAAGAGTTACAAGAACAAGGTCTGGAAGTAATCATGCTAACAGGTGATAATGAAAGAACAGCCCAAGCTATTGCAAAACAAGTAGGAATCGACCATGTGATTGCGCAGGTATTACCTGAAGAAAAAGCGGATAAAGTCAAAGAAATTCAGGACGAGGACAAAAAGGTAGCAATGGTTGGTGACGGTGTAAACGATGCACCTGCGTTGGTCACTGCAGATATTGGAATTGCCATTGGAACTGGTACAGAAGTGGCCATTGAAGCTGCTGACCTTACGATTCTTGGTGGGGAGCTATTGCTCATACCAAAAGCCATCAAAATCAGTCATGCTACGATTAAAAATATCCGTCAAAATCTCTTCTGGGCTTTCGGCTACAATACAGCAGGAATCCCGGTTGCAGCAATCGGATTCCTTGCACCATGGGTCGCTGGTGCAGCAATGGCACTAAGTTCAGTAAGTGTTGTTTCTAACTCTCTTCGCTTAAAGAGAGTGAAGATATAA
- the copZ gene encoding copper chaperone CopZ, with translation MKTTLNVQGMSCDHCKASVEGALNKLDGVSAAEVNLEAGSVDVTFDDSKVTVDAMKEAIEEQGYDVVA, from the coding sequence ATGAAGACAACTTTAAATGTACAAGGCATGTCATGTGATCATTGCAAAGCGTCAGTTGAGGGTGCATTAAATAAATTAGATGGTGTATCAGCAGCTGAGGTTAATTTGGAAGCGGGCAGTGTGGATGTTACCTTTGATGATTCAAAAGTAACTGTTGATGCCATGAAAGAAGCTATTGAAGAGCAAGGCTACGATGTTGTGGCCTAA
- a CDS encoding MFS transporter: MKFNKKKINVVDIKQTKKSVFATGVGNAMEWFDFGLYSYLAVIISQNFFSAVENNELKLVFTFATFAIAFLMRPLGGIIFGKVGDKYGRKVVLTVTIILMALSTLLIGLLPTYDQVGIWAPILLLIARIIQGFSTGGEYAGAMVYIAESSPDNKRNMLGSGLEIGTLTGYILASLLASVLFITLSDQQMASWGWRIPFLLGLPLGLVGFYLRRSLGETPIFENELSDDDIEEESFLSILKNHKRDVLVCFVAVAFFSVTNYMLLSYMPSYLDEIIGLSSTVGTVLITVTMIIMVPLAFMFGRLSDNIGNKTVFLIGLGGLTLLSIFAFYLLNLNGLIFVSLGILILGVLLSTYEGTMPGSLPTMFYTDIRYRTLAVTFNVSVSIFGGTTPLVSTWLVHQTGNNLAPGFYLTIFSIIGFLVISFLFSSTTGKSLKGSYPTVASKSEYKEAVENPKDSLWWETEKRDE, from the coding sequence ATGAAATTTAACAAGAAAAAAATTAATGTTGTCGATATAAAACAAACGAAGAAAAGCGTGTTTGCTACAGGGGTAGGAAACGCTATGGAATGGTTTGACTTTGGTTTATATTCCTATTTGGCAGTTATTATCAGCCAAAACTTTTTTAGTGCAGTTGAGAATAATGAGCTAAAATTGGTCTTCACATTTGCCACATTTGCGATAGCCTTTTTAATGCGCCCATTAGGCGGTATTATATTTGGTAAAGTCGGTGATAAATATGGACGAAAAGTGGTTTTAACCGTCACAATTATTTTAATGGCTTTGTCCACATTACTAATTGGTTTATTACCTACATACGATCAAGTAGGTATATGGGCACCTATCCTCTTATTAATCGCTCGAATTATTCAGGGCTTTTCAACTGGTGGTGAATACGCTGGTGCAATGGTCTATATTGCGGAATCCTCCCCAGATAACAAACGTAATATGCTGGGAAGTGGATTAGAAATTGGTACGCTCACCGGTTATATATTAGCTTCACTACTTGCCAGTGTCCTCTTTATTACATTATCTGATCAACAGATGGCCTCATGGGGGTGGAGAATACCGTTTTTACTCGGCTTACCTCTAGGGTTGGTTGGCTTTTACCTAAGAAGGAGTTTAGGGGAAACGCCGATTTTTGAAAATGAACTCTCCGATGATGACATCGAGGAGGAAAGCTTCCTGTCTATTTTGAAAAACCACAAAAGAGATGTTCTGGTTTGTTTCGTGGCTGTCGCATTCTTTAGTGTGACAAACTACATGTTACTATCATACATGCCTTCTTATTTGGATGAAATTATTGGATTATCCAGCACAGTAGGAACCGTATTGATTACGGTTACAATGATTATCATGGTACCACTTGCTTTCATGTTTGGAAGGCTCAGTGATAACATTGGAAACAAGACTGTTTTCTTAATTGGTTTAGGCGGATTAACCCTGTTATCCATTTTCGCTTTTTATTTATTAAACTTGAATGGTTTAATATTTGTTTCTTTAGGCATTCTCATTTTGGGTGTTCTGCTTTCAACTTATGAAGGTACCATGCCTGGATCGTTGCCAACAATGTTTTACACAGATATACGATATCGAACATTGGCTGTGACCTTTAATGTCTCTGTTTCCATATTTGGCGGGACTACCCCATTGGTTTCAACATGGCTGGTCCACCAAACCGGGAACAACTTAGCCCCTGGTTTTTACCTGACAATCTTCAGTATTATCGGGTTTTTGGTGATTTCATTCCTGTTCAGTAGCACAACAGGAAAATCTCTAAAAGGTTCCTACCCAACAGTGGCCTCCAAGTCCGAGTATAAAGAAGCTGTTGAAAACCCAAAAGATTCATTATGGTGGGAAACAGAAAAGAGGGATGAATAA